A part of Corvus hawaiiensis isolate bCorHaw1 chromosome 25, bCorHaw1.pri.cur, whole genome shotgun sequence genomic DNA contains:
- the LOC125338389 gene encoding spermatogenesis-associated protein 16-like codes for MEAEEHKQRPQSGADKAESHGNLSGTNAETPAESGTGTFPGPPLPIPLSRLREIEAELIGADEADTEAEPGEPLMSAAAAAAGQAPAPAAGDSVWHRAGAALQAALRDGSARYTQRDFAAAAAKFSTALELCSKGFATEDPLKSSPDDISRLASWIESKLVICYLKLGQPDLALQHSHRSIIQNPSHFRSHLRQAACFRCLHRYSEAARSAMVAQYLYVLAEGAGLETSDLIQLYWQAMTQEALSGEVSFSVLYTPFEKENKTDKIKEANKSFAEKHPDYVQHIFTDPHGIHLLPERAESHPDQQYLLTLGFRNKEIGKTVEMSVTRKLPVFRGRKRAFSPSMEEEEETFWQNTGKRIMAAMAFIGSTKIKDERGPCARAIEQFHHASLLSRLQRREEQAQVMTQAMAELATAPYLQRVSQEDDKLLQSLMADAVDILAGRTGERVWTKIQKVALIEEYLREGEEHYLRTPHMQIPGMENMNWTPRGQGYLRLKNTNMFIPNPRSLATGPKKRRIAFAKS; via the exons ATG GAGGCAGAAGAGCACAAACAACGACCGCAGAGTGGCGCAGATAAAGCAGAAAGCCATGGAAATCTGTCCGGGACAAACGCAGAAACGCCAGCAGAGAGCGGCACAGGGACATTCCCGGGCCCTCCGCTTCCCATTCCTCTCTCCAGACTCAGGGAAATAGAAGCGGAGCTGATCGGCGCTGATGAGGCGGACACTGAGGCGGAGCCTGGCGAGCCGCTGATGTctgcagcggcagcagcagcgggccaggctcctgccccagccgcAGGGGACAGCGTGTGGCACCGCGCTGGCGCTGCGCTCCAGGCCGCCCTGCGGGACGGCAGCGCTCGGTACACGCAGCGCGATTTCGCAGCAGCCGCGGCCAAGTTCTCCACGGCACTGGAG CTTTGCAGTAAAGGCTTTGCTACAGAGGACCCCTTGAAGTCCTCTCCAGATGATATTTCCAGGCTTGCCAGTTGGATTGAGTCAAAGCTCGTCATCTGCTACTTAAAACTGGGGCAGCCTGACCTTGCTCTGCAACATTCACACAG GAGCATCATTCAGAACCCCTCTCACTTCCGCAGTCACCTGCGCCAAGCCGCTTGCTTTCGGTGCCTGCACAGATACTCGGAGGCTGCAAG GAGCGCCATGGTCGCGCAGTATCTGTACGTcttggctgaaggagctgggctggagaccAGTGACCTCATCCAGCTGTACTGGCAG GCTATGACTCAAGAAGCCCTTAGTGGAGaagtctctttttctgttctgtacaCACCTTTTGAGAAAGAGAACAAGACTGACAAAATAAAGGAGGCcaacaaaagctttgctgagaaGCACCCTGATTACGTGCAGCACATATTTACAG ATCCTCATGGAATTCACCTGTTGCCAGAGAGGGCTGAATCTCACCCTGACCAGCAGTACTTACTGACTCTGGGCTTCAGAAACAAAGAGATTGGAAAAACCGTGGAAATGTCTGTAACTCGAAAACTGCCAGTCTTTCGAG GCCGGAAAAGAGCTTTCAGTCCCAGcatggaggaagaagaagaaacattttggcAGAACACTGGGAAAAGGATCATGGCAGCCATGGCTTTTATAGGAAGCACTAAAATAAAG GATGAGCGTGGCCCATGTGCACGGGCCATCGAGCAGTTCCACCACGCCAGCCTGCTCAGCCGCCTGCAGAGACGGGAAGAACAGGCCCAGGTGATGACCCAGGCAATGGCTGAGCTGGCGACTGCTCCCTACCTGCAGAGAGTCTCTCAGGAGGATGACAAGCTG ctgcagtcaCTGATGGCAGATGCTGTGGACATCCTCGCAGGAAGAACTGGAGAGCGTGTGTGGACTAAAATACAGAAG GTGGCACTAATTGAAGAGTActtgagggaaggagaagagcatTACTTAAGGACCCCACACATGCAAATACCTGGAATGGAAAACATGAACTGGACTCCAAGGGGACAGGGATATTtgagactgaaaaatacaaacatgttCATTCCCAACCCACGAAGCTTGGCCACAGGGCCAAAAAAAAGACGCATAGCTTTTGCAAAAAGTTGA